In a single window of the Candidatus Eisenbacteria bacterium genome:
- a CDS encoding MFS transporter, producing the protein MDLAGPDRAAVCCRDTRRPGRALSIDGQEGGTPTMTEEKRREEEPQGIPNPITELIDSIRELRGAPAGFWYTNVAYWMDGIAYFGMLTLLAMFFHDLAGLSDDTGHKLVSVYTGLISGLMLVFGPVADKLGVRRSLIVSVVLYIIGRIWFPLAPSLVPPGSTLMIVLSVVALVIAAAGNGFMQPACYAGVRRFTDEKTAAMGYGLLYAGMNLGIVVIGLLSSRIRTGLHIGSPFDFDGFGITGVFWFCVGVNVLMLVLLLFFFTPKVERESTILGAGPEGAEGKGDAGPRRGPVEGIVHWFHTSPLLNARFMFFIFVLLPVQTLFAYQWLVLPQYVTRAYSEAVANNMETIVNVSNPLIIVLGVPVITALTRRVPVYRMMIIGSMVSALPTFFFTAGPSFTLLMAYIVLFSIGEALWQPRFLQYAAELAPEGRTGAYIAFANIPWFLIKFLAGLYTGRMMEIYCPAEGPTRTETMWLVYALIALASPIGLLIGRKWVERGLREKGDG; encoded by the coding sequence GTGGATCTTGCCGGACCGGATCGCGCGGCTGTATGCTGCCGGGACACGCGCCGTCCCGGTAGGGCGCTCTCGATCGACGGACAGGAGGGAGGAACGCCGACGATGACCGAGGAGAAACGCCGCGAAGAGGAGCCGCAAGGGATCCCGAACCCGATCACCGAACTGATCGACTCGATCCGGGAACTGCGGGGCGCGCCGGCCGGTTTCTGGTACACCAACGTCGCCTACTGGATGGACGGCATCGCCTACTTCGGGATGCTCACTCTTCTCGCCATGTTTTTCCACGATCTGGCGGGGCTGTCGGACGACACGGGGCACAAGCTGGTCTCCGTATACACCGGCCTCATCAGCGGGCTCATGCTCGTTTTCGGTCCCGTCGCGGACAAGCTCGGCGTCCGCCGATCCCTGATCGTCTCGGTGGTGCTCTACATCATCGGCAGGATCTGGTTCCCCCTCGCCCCGAGCCTGGTGCCGCCCGGGTCGACGCTCATGATCGTCCTCTCCGTGGTGGCGCTCGTCATCGCCGCCGCCGGGAACGGCTTCATGCAGCCCGCCTGTTACGCCGGCGTCCGCAGGTTCACCGACGAGAAGACCGCCGCCATGGGTTACGGACTCCTCTACGCCGGCATGAACCTCGGAATCGTCGTCATCGGCCTCCTCTCGTCGCGGATCCGGACCGGGCTTCACATCGGCAGCCCCTTCGATTTCGACGGCTTTGGCATCACCGGCGTTTTCTGGTTTTGCGTCGGCGTGAACGTGCTCATGCTCGTGCTGCTTCTCTTTTTCTTCACGCCGAAAGTGGAAAGGGAGTCGACGATCTTGGGCGCGGGCCCGGAAGGGGCGGAGGGAAAGGGGGACGCCGGACCGCGACGCGGCCCCGTGGAAGGGATCGTGCACTGGTTCCATACGAGCCCCCTTCTGAACGCACGGTTCATGTTCTTCATCTTCGTCCTCCTCCCCGTGCAGACCCTTTTCGCCTATCAGTGGTTGGTGCTCCCGCAGTACGTCACGCGCGCCTACTCGGAAGCGGTGGCGAACAACATGGAAACGATCGTGAACGTCTCCAACCCGCTGATCATCGTGCTCGGCGTACCGGTGATCACCGCCCTGACCCGCCGCGTTCCCGTCTACCGGATGATGATCATCGGGTCGATGGTGAGCGCCCTTCCCACCTTTTTCTTCACCGCCGGGCCGAGCTTTACGCTTCTGATGGCGTACATCGTTCTCTTCTCCATCGGCGAGGCGCTCTGGCAGCCCCGTTTCCTCCAGTACGCCGCCGAGCTCGCCCCGGAGGGGCGGACCGGCGCTTACATCGCCTTCGCCAACATCCCCTGGTTCCTGATCAAGTTCCTCGCCGGCCTCTACACGGGCCGGATGATGGAGATCTACTGCCCGGCGGAGGGGCCGACGCGGACCGAGACGATGTGGCTGGTCTACGCGCTGATCGCGCTGGCGAGCCCCATCGGACTTCTCATCGGCCGCAAGTGGGTCGAGAGAGGTCTCCGGGAGAAGGGGGATGGCTGA
- a CDS encoding DJ-1/PfpI family protein: MRKANNALVIAALFTLLLVTASASVAGAEGEAGARSGEVSVLAMMCTPYGLNYNLIQDVMDLYGWNVTTIAVSDTVNPCADGSPIVVDTLVTEVDDLSAWDCLFIMPARAYTGTSHADLLASPEALDLVARADSMEMVIGTVCGGVRVLAAADILSGVTVTGHLDYKQEYLDAGAIWAGDVVPPVVDGRILTTRRGQYYRTQICEALRRMIDDNRAAR; the protein is encoded by the coding sequence ATGCGCAAAGCGAACAACGCGCTGGTCATCGCCGCGCTCTTCACCCTCCTGCTCGTGACCGCCTCCGCCTCGGTCGCCGGCGCGGAGGGTGAGGCCGGCGCCCGGTCCGGGGAGGTGAGCGTGCTGGCCATGATGTGCACCCCCTACGGACTCAACTACAACCTGATCCAGGACGTGATGGACCTGTACGGGTGGAACGTCACCACCATCGCCGTGTCCGACACGGTCAATCCGTGCGCCGACGGAAGCCCGATCGTCGTGGACACCCTGGTGACCGAGGTGGACGACCTCTCCGCCTGGGACTGTCTCTTCATCATGCCCGCCCGCGCCTACACCGGAACCTCTCACGCCGACCTGTTGGCGAGCCCGGAGGCGCTCGATCTGGTCGCGCGCGCGGACTCGATGGAGATGGTCATCGGCACGGTTTGCGGGGGCGTCCGCGTCCTCGCCGCGGCGGACATCCTGAGCGGCGTGACCGTCACCGGCCATCTGGACTACAAGCAGGAGTATCTCGACGCGGGCGCGATCTGGGCGGGCGACGTGGTCCCGCCGGTGGTGGACGGACGCATCCTCACCACCCGGCGCGGGCAGTATTACCGCACGCAGATCTGCGAAGCCCTCCGCCGGATGATCGACGACAACCGCGCCGCCCGATAG
- a CDS encoding DJ-1/PfpI family protein — MKRIILVLISLAAVLAAATGIPSVPAAETGAGGGGRSGEVRVLALLCAPFGTNTNLMRDWMELYGWTVTTTGVVDSVARCAYGGPYVVDTLVSEIDDVTAWDILFIMPSRAWTGNSHAQLLADQDALDLVAAAAAADLVVASMCGGTRVLAAADVIDGRQVTGRPEYLAEYEAAGATYVTYPVPPVQDGNIITSRDGQYYGRRICEVARATLDSLRAAKAGD; from the coding sequence ATGAAGAGAATCATCCTCGTTCTGATCTCCTTGGCGGCGGTTCTCGCCGCCGCTACGGGCATTCCGTCCGTTCCGGCGGCCGAAACCGGCGCCGGAGGGGGGGGGCGATCGGGTGAGGTGCGCGTCCTGGCGCTCCTCTGCGCTCCCTTCGGCACCAACACGAACCTGATGAGGGATTGGATGGAACTTTACGGGTGGACCGTCACCACCACCGGCGTGGTCGATTCGGTCGCCCGCTGCGCCTACGGAGGCCCATACGTGGTGGACACCCTGGTCTCCGAGATCGACGACGTCACGGCTTGGGACATCCTCTTCATCATGCCCTCCCGCGCATGGACCGGCAATTCCCACGCGCAGCTGCTGGCGGACCAGGACGCGCTCGATCTGGTCGCGGCGGCGGCGGCGGCGGACCTGGTGGTCGCCTCCATGTGCGGCGGGACCCGCGTGCTCGCCGCGGCGGACGTGATCGACGGGAGGCAAGTGACCGGGCGGCCCGAATACCTCGCGGAGTACGAGGCCGCCGGCGCCACCTACGTCACCTACCCGGTTCCGCCCGTTCAGGACGGAAACATCATCACATCAAGGGATGGCCAGTATTACGGGAGGAGGATCTGCGAGGTCGCGCGGGCGACGCTGGACAGTCTGCGCGCCGCCAAAGCGGGCGACTGA
- a CDS encoding permease translates to MRSDTIRVFPAEEAIRPVPGGAPSGGVRSRPSFRRVAVVGTLGFSLLFWAADFVYRTVEDISFVNREECVLIRALPPIGDLLWEYFVETLILVLVGAFFAVLLGRWFLRFRRFYPRGPATAFLCGSVLPVCACSAIPLLSSMKGRWRFGTALSFVLAAPLLSPYILVLSFTVLGPVYGALRVAGAFLTVMGSTAFLSALVRRNRSFGAEWVRGSCDRSCAAAGGDVVEETWALFRRMIPYLLAAGVLGLALESLGPRRFLLLRSLSEGPWGVLAWIGVGIPLYFCGGSEVLFLRPLMEHGFPVGTAVAFSLTATAICSSSIAMLIQAIGARLTAALVISVLTIATALALVLNALF, encoded by the coding sequence ATGCGGTCCGATACCATACGCGTCTTTCCGGCCGAGGAGGCGATTCGGCCGGTCCCCGGCGGAGCGCCGTCCGGTGGGGTCCGTTCCCGGCCGTCCTTCCGGCGCGTCGCCGTCGTCGGGACGCTCGGTTTCTCCCTTCTCTTCTGGGCGGCCGATTTCGTCTACCGGACGGTGGAGGATATCTCCTTCGTGAACCGGGAGGAGTGCGTGCTCATCCGCGCCCTCCCGCCGATCGGCGACCTCCTCTGGGAGTACTTCGTGGAGACGCTGATTCTGGTCCTCGTCGGCGCCTTTTTCGCCGTTCTTCTCGGCCGCTGGTTCCTTCGTTTCCGGCGCTTCTACCCCCGCGGTCCGGCGACCGCCTTTCTCTGCGGATCCGTTCTGCCGGTCTGCGCCTGTTCGGCGATCCCTCTTCTTTCGAGCATGAAGGGGAGGTGGCGTTTCGGGACCGCCCTCTCCTTCGTCCTCGCCGCCCCTCTTCTCAGCCCCTATATTCTGGTCCTTTCCTTCACCGTTCTCGGTCCGGTCTACGGCGCGCTCCGCGTCGCCGGCGCTTTTTTGACGGTGATGGGGAGCACGGCCTTCCTGAGCGCTCTCGTCCGGCGGAACCGCTCTTTCGGAGCGGAGTGGGTCCGGGGCTCCTGCGACCGCTCCTGCGCCGCCGCCGGGGGGGACGTGGTCGAAGAGACGTGGGCCCTCTTCCGCCGCATGATCCCCTACCTTTTGGCCGCCGGTGTGCTCGGTCTCGCACTCGAGTCGCTCGGCCCGCGGCGGTTCCTCCTGCTGCGGAGCCTTTCGGAGGGCCCTTGGGGAGTGCTCGCCTGGATCGGGGTCGGCATTCCTCTCTATTTCTGCGGCGGCTCGGAGGTCCTCTTCCTCCGGCCCCTCATGGAGCACGGCTTCCCGGTCGGGACGGCGGTCGCCTTCAGCCTGACCGCGACGGCGATCTGCTCTTCGTCGATCGCCATGCTGATTCAGGCGATCGGCGCCCGCCTGACCGCCGCGCTCGTCATCTCGGTTCTCACGATCGCGACCGCGCTCGCCCTCGTCCTGAACGCGCTTTTCTGA
- a CDS encoding methyltransferase domain-containing protein: MTTHREKRARAAGVAPFLLAVLLGIAPVPGAAQDVPPDPLDECVRLAPLFREAVDAGEWTLALETGEEMAWQAMTLHTDLLFEIARQHALLGEPAEAYLWLDRARAAGFWDVMRVREDEAFANLITEDHFRALLRGIWLNGYIAMLERDERDDFQMPARVMETLALEPGERVADVGAGSGYFTIPVAKAVGPEGVVWAMDIRQEMLDFLEKRLRGEKIENVRVRLVEPDDPGLPPGGVDTILMVDTWHYIRDPAYAAKLRAGLAPGGRVVVIDYRPKPWEERPWGVPPQQQTPREELDAHFAEAGLQPVRVHDFLPEQYFVEYEAR; encoded by the coding sequence ATGACGACACACCGAGAAAAGAGAGCGCGCGCCGCGGGGGTGGCGCCGTTCCTTCTGGCCGTCCTGCTCGGGATCGCTCCCGTTCCGGGGGCGGCGCAAGATGTCCCTCCGGATCCGCTCGATGAATGCGTCCGGCTCGCCCCGCTCTTCCGGGAGGCGGTCGACGCGGGGGAATGGACGCTCGCCCTCGAAACGGGCGAGGAGATGGCCTGGCAGGCGATGACCCTGCACACCGACCTTCTTTTCGAGATCGCCCGCCAGCACGCGTTGCTCGGCGAGCCGGCGGAAGCGTATCTCTGGCTCGACCGGGCGCGGGCGGCCGGTTTCTGGGATGTCATGCGGGTGCGCGAGGACGAGGCGTTCGCGAATCTGATCACCGAGGATCATTTCCGCGCGCTGCTTCGCGGAATATGGCTCAACGGGTACATCGCCATGCTCGAGAGAGACGAGAGGGACGACTTCCAGATGCCCGCCCGCGTGATGGAGACCCTCGCCCTCGAACCGGGCGAGCGGGTGGCGGACGTGGGCGCCGGATCGGGCTATTTCACCATCCCGGTGGCGAAGGCGGTCGGGCCGGAGGGGGTCGTTTGGGCGATGGACATCCGTCAGGAGATGCTCGACTTTCTCGAGAAACGTCTCCGGGGAGAGAAGATCGAGAACGTCCGCGTGCGGCTGGTGGAGCCGGACGATCCCGGCCTTCCGCCCGGAGGGGTGGATACCATCCTGATGGTGGACACGTGGCATTACATCCGCGACCCGGCGTACGCGGCGAAGCTGCGGGCCGGCCTCGCTCCGGGGGGGCGGGTGGTGGTGATCGACTACCGGCCCAAACCTTGGGAAGAACGCCCCTGGGGGGTTCCTCCCCAGCAGCAGACGCCGCGGGAGGAGTTGGACGCCCACTTCGCCGAGGCGGGACTCCAACCGGTACGGGTGCACGACTTTCTTCCGGAGCAGTACTTCGTGGAGTACGAGGCGCGCTGA
- a CDS encoding DinB family protein has translation MNWTEFLKKEMEEAYETTEKLMDFVEEGSLGWKPATGSNWMTVGQVLHHLGNACGLSMRGFITGDWGLPDGTDLAEMSPEEMMPPAEKLPAVGSVAEAKKMLSEDRKVAREALGSTSEGDLSSKKAPAPWNPTPMILGHRLHQMILHLVLHRAQLFYYLKLQGKPVHTGHLWGM, from the coding sequence ATGAACTGGACCGAATTTCTGAAGAAGGAGATGGAGGAGGCCTACGAAACGACGGAGAAGCTGATGGATTTCGTGGAGGAAGGCTCTCTCGGCTGGAAGCCGGCGACGGGCTCCAATTGGATGACCGTGGGGCAGGTTCTCCATCACCTGGGCAACGCATGCGGTCTTTCGATGCGCGGTTTCATCACGGGCGATTGGGGATTGCCGGACGGGACGGATCTCGCCGAGATGTCGCCGGAGGAGATGATGCCTCCCGCCGAGAAGCTACCCGCCGTCGGGAGCGTCGCGGAGGCGAAGAAGATGCTTTCCGAGGACAGGAAGGTCGCGCGGGAAGCCCTGGGATCGACCTCGGAGGGGGATCTCTCCTCCAAAAAGGCGCCCGCCCCTTGGAATCCCACGCCGATGATCCTGGGGCACAGGTTGCATCAGATGATTCTCCACCTGGTCCTGCACAGGGCGCAGCTTTTCTATTATCTCAAGCTTCAGGGGAAGCCGGTGCACACCGGCCATCTCTGGGGGATGTAG
- a CDS encoding metallophosphoesterase family protein — protein sequence MRGSRLVSDRPRRVLSTIAALLALFLAAPAGGGDYGPTADVDPAPSPLPDRIIQTFAGDPSTCRAVTWRTDDSVGDAFAEITPADPSPDFHRNARRIRARTERFDTESGAALCHSVLFSGLLPGESYLYRVGSSAGWSEWFTLRAAGEKDEPFRFLYLGDAQNNILGSWSRVVRAAYASAPDARFLIHTGDLVTTGDDDAIWAEWFQAGGWIHAQTASVPVVGNHEYHRRWAGDADLPTAHWRAQFTLPENGPAGMEEYAYTFVYNGVRVIVLNSRDNPERQATWLDRVLREGGERWTVVTFHHPVFSAAQNRDNKELRELWRPLFDRYGVDLVLQGHDHTYARGRNLPGDTGGADPKGPVYVVSVSGPKMYELPEERWMVRAAENTQFYQVVSVDSDTLRFEARTATGELYDAFDLVRAAWGENRLVERMPAGSPERTF from the coding sequence ATGCGCGGTTCTCGACTCGTATCCGACCGCCCGCGACGCGTCCTCTCCACCATCGCCGCGCTCCTCGCGCTCTTCCTGGCCGCGCCGGCCGGAGGCGGCGACTACGGCCCCACGGCGGACGTCGACCCCGCCCCCTCCCCTCTGCCCGACCGTATCATCCAAACCTTCGCCGGCGACCCCTCCACCTGCCGGGCCGTGACCTGGCGCACGGACGACTCCGTGGGGGACGCCTTCGCCGAAATCACGCCGGCCGATCCCTCCCCCGATTTCCACCGGAACGCGCGCCGTATCCGGGCGAGGACGGAGCGTTTCGATACGGAGAGCGGTGCGGCGCTTTGTCACTCCGTTCTCTTCTCCGGGCTCCTCCCCGGCGAGTCCTATCTCTATCGCGTCGGGAGCAGCGCGGGATGGAGCGAGTGGTTCACGCTGCGCGCGGCCGGGGAGAAAGACGAACCCTTCCGCTTTCTCTATCTCGGAGACGCACAGAACAACATCCTCGGCTCCTGGTCCCGTGTGGTGCGCGCCGCCTACGCCTCCGCGCCGGACGCGCGCTTTTTGATTCACACGGGCGATCTGGTCACCACCGGCGACGACGACGCGATCTGGGCCGAGTGGTTCCAAGCGGGCGGGTGGATACACGCCCAGACGGCGAGCGTCCCCGTCGTCGGCAACCACGAGTATCACCGGCGGTGGGCGGGAGACGCCGATCTCCCCACGGCGCACTGGCGCGCCCAGTTCACGCTCCCCGAGAACGGTCCCGCCGGAATGGAGGAATACGCCTACACCTTCGTCTACAACGGCGTTCGCGTGATCGTGTTGAACTCCCGCGACAACCCGGAACGACAGGCTACCTGGCTGGACCGGGTTCTCCGGGAGGGCGGAGAACGCTGGACCGTGGTTACATTCCACCATCCGGTCTTCTCGGCGGCGCAAAACCGGGACAACAAGGAACTGCGTGAGTTGTGGCGTCCCCTCTTCGATCGGTACGGCGTCGATCTGGTTCTCCAGGGGCACGACCACACCTACGCGCGCGGCCGAAACCTGCCGGGGGACACCGGCGGGGCCGATCCGAAGGGCCCCGTGTATGTCGTCTCCGTGAGCGGACCGAAGATGTACGAACTCCCCGAGGAACGCTGGATGGTGAGGGCCGCCGAGAACACACAGTTCTATCAGGTCGTTTCCGTCGACAGCGACACTCTCCGGTTCGAGGCGCGAACGGCGACCGGCGAGCTGTACGACGCCTTCGATCTCGTCCGGGCCGCGTGGGGGGAGAACCGCCTCGTGGAGAGAATGCCCGCCGGATCCCCCGAACGCACTTTCTAG
- a CDS encoding CerR family C-terminal domain-containing protein, with protein MRSPRSDGRETRQKILEAASEVFAEVGYTEGTVSRIREAAGVNQAAVSYHFGGKEDLYREVWEYTAALAEEFHPLEHPEPGAPAEERLRFFLSSHIKRILDEGAAGRFSRILVFEIHDPQPFLAEALMEGWKRKNRAFETILRDFLGEGVTPEEMEMCRLAVLAPCMGLGMHRMRQRLHPLPHRAPPRFDPDALADHLFRFARAGLLDLKDKIAGRGAASTVEGIR; from the coding sequence ATGCGTTCTCCCAGAAGCGATGGACGGGAAACGAGGCAGAAGATCCTCGAGGCGGCGAGCGAAGTGTTCGCCGAAGTGGGTTACACGGAAGGAACCGTCTCCCGGATCCGCGAAGCGGCGGGGGTGAACCAGGCCGCCGTCAGTTATCATTTCGGCGGCAAGGAAGATCTCTATCGGGAAGTCTGGGAGTATACCGCCGCGCTGGCCGAGGAGTTCCATCCGCTCGAACATCCCGAACCCGGCGCGCCCGCCGAGGAACGCCTGCGCTTTTTTCTCAGTTCACATATTAAACGTATTTTGGACGAGGGGGCGGCGGGCCGCTTCTCCCGTATTCTGGTTTTCGAGATCCACGACCCGCAACCCTTTCTCGCGGAAGCGCTGATGGAAGGTTGGAAGAGGAAGAACAGGGCGTTTGAAACGATCCTCCGCGATTTTCTCGGCGAGGGGGTGACCCCGGAAGAGATGGAGATGTGCCGTCTCGCCGTCCTCGCCCCCTGCATGGGGTTGGGAATGCACCGGATGCGCCAACGCCTCCACCCTCTCCCCCACCGGGCCCCACCCCGTTTCGACCCGGACGCGCTCGCCGATCATCTCTTCCGTTTCGCCCGCGCGGGACTTTTGGACCTAAAGGATAAAATCGCGGGTCGCGGCGCTGCTTCGACGGTGGAGGGAATCCGATGA
- a CDS encoding tetratricopeptide repeat protein: MIPLKIHLLGTPLIRRGDRLIPIRRRKALALLAYLAVTGRSHSREALSTLLWPEADPARSHANLRNLLWILKQEVAPIELSAEYDTVELAREGVWTDVIEFRERSRAGRGTDGRGFDIPPRDADLLAGAASLYRDHFMAGFGLKDSYSFDEWQLHEKETARAEFASVLDRLVRYHRTRHEFDKAILYGRRWLSLDPFHEPAQREMMDLYTEAGQRTSAIELYDQSARLLEKELGLTPAEETTELRNRILSAGLARIARAPEVERSRHNLPARETRFIGREEEMGEIRRLLGDPDWRLLTLVGPGGSGKTRLAIQAAEEQLGAYPDGIFFVPLASVVSPKNLIPTIVETLRVPLPRGKGEKGAAGRRAGVSERRLLADYLREKRMLLVLDNMEHLLGALDDVREILEEAPDVQVIATSRERLRMGGEYVLELDGLPYPEEGADREEYDSSPAVRLFLNAAKRADVSFTPEEDNRDAIGRICRRLRGGPLGIELAAAWTKMFRCDEIDAEIEKSLDFLTSRQRNIPERHRSIRAVFDHSWKMLSEKERTCFRRLASFRGGFTREAARETAGCPIGVLEILGDKSLLHADPSGRYEIHEVLRQFAEEKLRENQEEHDEVVGKLVDYYLKKMARLEKAIEGGGQKEALMEIAREIENIRTAWIRASEMGRIESMRGAFFTLFLYFDIRSRFPEGADFFDEAIRLLEKRDEEDAGLLLGALYTGRAWFVRYERVGLCEELIRRGLKTLEPLGPTPEYAFALVVSAILFMDYAEKEKVRLEEALAIFEREGNRFWEAMTLEVISSILTHTDHDEALRCGQKCLRLRHQMGDRWGIALSHVLLGRIAEQQDLPRVAKKRYWESVRIRREMGEDLDGCVNILERIGTLARRTGNFDETFRLFEECIRLSREMGHDWRVAFSQTRLGMIAYDMGRWDRAREELESAVDFAQSLGDLSWVNLLYAVLADNAFASGDLQEARFLLGQIVDRGEELRSNERNPPLDIGSVRGYRSAWLDLAAGRIAAEDGDWGGALRRYRAALRPALEDMDEPTVLETLGEIARVRFGAGDPDRAARLLGFLLERETLTPNARERAEKLRGEMVRALKSPRLREGMAPGSADEYPETARRELEEGAD, encoded by the coding sequence TTGATACCTCTGAAGATCCACCTCCTCGGAACACCGCTGATCCGTCGCGGAGATCGTTTGATCCCCATCCGGCGCCGGAAAGCGCTCGCGCTTCTCGCCTATCTCGCCGTCACCGGCCGGAGCCACAGCCGGGAGGCGCTCTCCACCCTTCTTTGGCCGGAAGCGGACCCGGCGCGCAGCCACGCCAATCTCAGAAACCTCCTCTGGATCCTGAAACAGGAGGTCGCGCCGATCGAGTTGTCGGCGGAGTACGACACGGTGGAACTGGCGCGCGAGGGCGTGTGGACCGACGTGATCGAGTTCCGGGAGCGCTCCCGCGCCGGCCGGGGGACCGACGGACGCGGTTTCGACATACCTCCCCGCGACGCCGACCTCCTCGCCGGGGCCGCCTCTCTCTACAGGGATCACTTCATGGCCGGCTTCGGCCTGAAGGACAGCTACTCCTTCGACGAATGGCAGCTCCACGAGAAGGAGACGGCGCGGGCCGAGTTTGCGTCGGTGCTCGATCGACTCGTCCGGTACCACAGAACCCGACACGAGTTCGACAAGGCGATTCTCTACGGCCGGCGTTGGCTTTCTCTGGATCCCTTCCACGAACCGGCGCAGCGGGAGATGATGGACCTCTACACCGAAGCGGGGCAACGAACCTCCGCCATCGAACTCTACGATCAGAGCGCCCGCCTGCTGGAGAAGGAGCTGGGGCTGACCCCCGCCGAGGAAACCACCGAACTCCGAAACCGGATCCTCTCGGCCGGCCTCGCGAGAATCGCGCGGGCCCCCGAGGTGGAAAGGTCCCGGCACAACCTGCCCGCCCGGGAGACGCGTTTCATCGGCCGTGAGGAAGAAATGGGGGAGATCAGGCGCCTTCTCGGGGACCCGGACTGGCGGCTGCTCACCCTGGTCGGTCCGGGGGGGAGCGGAAAAACCCGCCTGGCGATCCAGGCGGCGGAAGAGCAGTTGGGCGCTTATCCGGACGGCATCTTTTTCGTCCCCCTCGCCTCGGTCGTATCCCCGAAAAACCTGATCCCGACGATCGTGGAGACCCTCCGCGTCCCCCTCCCCCGCGGCAAGGGGGAAAAGGGAGCGGCCGGTCGCCGGGCCGGCGTTTCGGAGAGGCGCCTCCTGGCGGATTACCTGCGGGAAAAGAGAATGCTCCTCGTCCTGGACAACATGGAGCATCTCCTCGGAGCCCTGGACGACGTCCGGGAGATTCTCGAGGAAGCGCCGGATGTTCAGGTGATCGCCACCTCCCGGGAAAGGCTCCGCATGGGCGGAGAGTACGTCCTCGAACTGGATGGACTCCCCTATCCCGAGGAGGGGGCGGATCGGGAGGAGTACGATTCCTCCCCGGCGGTGCGGCTCTTTCTGAACGCCGCGAAGAGGGCGGATGTTTCCTTCACCCCCGAAGAAGACAACCGGGATGCGATCGGCCGTATCTGCAGGCGCCTTCGCGGGGGACCCCTCGGTATCGAACTCGCCGCGGCGTGGACCAAGATGTTCCGGTGCGACGAGATCGACGCCGAGATCGAGAAGAGCCTCGACTTTCTCACCAGCCGCCAGAGAAACATTCCCGAGCGACACAGGAGCATCCGGGCGGTTTTCGATCATTCCTGGAAGATGCTGTCCGAGAAGGAGAGGACCTGTTTCCGCCGCCTCGCTTCCTTCCGGGGAGGGTTCACTCGCGAGGCGGCGAGAGAGACGGCGGGTTGCCCCATCGGCGTGCTGGAGATCCTGGGGGACAAATCCCTGCTCCATGCGGATCCCTCCGGGCGCTACGAGATTCACGAGGTCCTCCGCCAATTCGCGGAGGAGAAGCTCCGGGAAAACCAGGAGGAGCACGACGAGGTCGTCGGCAAGCTGGTCGATTACTACCTGAAGAAAATGGCGCGGCTGGAAAAGGCGATCGAGGGTGGGGGGCAGAAGGAAGCCCTGATGGAGATCGCCCGGGAAATCGAGAACATACGAACCGCATGGATCCGGGCGTCGGAAATGGGCCGGATCGAATCGATGAGAGGGGCGTTCTTCACCCTGTTCCTCTACTTCGATATCCGGAGCCGTTTTCCGGAAGGGGCGGACTTCTTCGACGAAGCGATCCGCCTCCTCGAAAAACGCGACGAAGAGGACGCCGGCCTCCTCCTCGGCGCGCTCTACACCGGGCGCGCCTGGTTCGTGCGATACGAGCGGGTCGGCCTCTGCGAGGAACTGATCCGCCGCGGCCTGAAGACGTTGGAGCCGCTCGGTCCGACACCGGAGTACGCCTTCGCCCTGGTCGTGTCGGCGATCCTCTTCATGGATTACGCCGAAAAGGAGAAAGTCCGGCTCGAGGAAGCCCTCGCCATCTTCGAAAGAGAAGGGAACCGTTTCTGGGAAGCCATGACCCTGGAGGTGATCAGCAGCATCCTCACCCACACGGATCACGACGAGGCGCTCCGGTGCGGGCAGAAATGCCTCCGGCTACGGCATCAGATGGGGGATCGTTGGGGGATCGCCCTCTCCCACGTTCTTCTCGGGAGAATCGCCGAACAGCAGGACCTGCCCCGCGTGGCGAAAAAACGATACTGGGAAAGCGTCCGAATCCGCCGGGAGATGGGGGAGGACCTGGACGGGTGCGTCAACATCCTGGAGAGGATCGGGACGCTGGCGCGGCGCACGGGAAACTTCGACGAGACCTTCCGCCTTTTCGAGGAGTGCATTCGACTCTCCCGGGAAATGGGGCACGACTGGCGCGTCGCCTTCTCCCAGACCCGCCTCGGGATGATCGCCTACGACATGGGTCGCTGGGACCGAGCCCGAGAAGAGCTGGAATCCGCGGTCGACTTCGCTCAATCATTGGGGGATCTTTCCTGGGTGAATCTTCTCTACGCGGTGCTCGCCGACAACGCCTTCGCCTCCGGGGACCTGCAGGAGGCCCGTTTCCTGCTCGGCCAGATCGTGGACCGGGGAGAGGAACTCCGTTCCAACGAGAGAAACCCCCCGCTGGACATCGGGAGCGTGCGCGGCTACCGGAGCGCCTGGCTGGATCTCGCCGCCGGCAGGATCGCCGCCGAGGACGGAGATTGGGGCGGGGCGCTCCGCCGGTACCGGGCGGCGCTCCGCCCCGCCTTGGAGGACATGGACGAGCCCACCGTTCTCGAGACGCTCGGCGAGATCGCCCGGGTCCGCTTCGGCGCGGGCGACCCGGACCGCGCGGCCCGACTGCTCGGTTTCCTCTTGGAACGGGAGACGCTCACCCCCAACGCCCGGGAGAGGGCGGAAAAGCTCCGCGGAGAGATGGTCCGAGCGCTCAAGTCCCCCCGGCTCCGCGAGGGGATGGCGCCGGGGAGCGCGGACGAATACCCGGAAACGGCTCGCCGGGAATTGGAAGAAGGGGCGGACTGA